TTAAAAGACCCTAGTGTTTGAAAAAACTAGGGTTTTTCCTGATTTATCGAGTCGAAAGTATTTTGAACCGATAGTATTGATTCTGGGTGCTCAAGCTCACCTTAGCTGGGAGAACAAAGGTTATGTAACTATAGTTACGACTTTATTGTGGTAAACTGTTTTGAGAGCTGATGAGCTAAGTATTTAAATAGATTGAATACTATTGGTGTTTGGGCGGTTGGTAGGCCGTGTTCATCTAAAAAGTAATCCCCTTTGAAGACCAGCACATCCTCTTTTTCTTCTACACTTGTTGCACGGATGCCTTTGACATAGTCTTCGTGTTCTTGCAGAAGTTGATTTGCAATTAAGAGTAGGTCGAATTCTTCAATGTATTCTTTATTAGGCATAGCTCCCTCGTCAATGAGCAACTGAACGGTCGTATATTTTGTATACCCAGCGATTTTAGGTTGGTGTTCATTTAGGTATTTGACACAGATTTTGATACGAAAGTCGACGTTTGTACACCTTTTGTCTCAAATCCTCTTATAAAAAGTCGGAGCTCAAATTAAGTGGCACATTTTGTGATGAAAGACAAAAATTAGTGCATTCGACTAGCGAGAGAAAATAATGGTTGCATAGTATACCCAAGTGCCCTCAAGTCATTTCACTGGACAGATGTTATTGTGTGATACAGGCGTAAAAGGCATACATCGTGATGTTCATAACCGTTTTCGGGCGATGAATTGTCAACCAGTTGGATCTGATTTTAAAAAAAGCAGTTGATCTTCTTTTCATCTCGCACAATAGTAAAAAAAGAAGCAATGTATTAGAACACCATGCGGTTAGCTCTATTTGAGCGGCTAAGCATTAATAGTAAGGACGTTAGAGTCAGTTATGGGTAAATCACTCGTTATCGTGGAATCTCCAGCCAAGGCAAAGACGATAAACAAATACCTTGGTAAAGACTTTATTGTAAAGTCTAGTGTTGGTCATGTTCGTGATCTTCCTACTGCCGGTCAAAGTACAGGTGAGAAGAAAGCTGCTGCCATTTCGACAAAAGGTATGTCACCTGAAGAAAAGGCCAGAGTTAAGAAAGAAAAAGATCGCAAAGCATTGATCAAGAAAATGGGGATCAACCCATACGATGATTGGACGGCCAATTATCAGATTCTTCCGGGTAAAGAGAAAGTTGTAAACGAACTGCAGAAATTAGCTCAAGACGCTGATTTTGTTTATCTCGCAACCGATTTGGACCGCGAAGGAGAGGCCATTGCATGGCACCTACGCGAGATCATTGGCGGTGACGAAGAACGTTATAAACGAGTTGTTTTTAACGAAATTACTAAAAATGCTATCCAGCAAGCTTTCCAAACGCCAGGTGAGTTAAATATGGATGGTGTTAATGCTCAGCAAGCTCGTCGCTTTATGGACCGTGTTGTGGGCTTTATGGTCTCTCCATTATTGTGGAAAAAAGTTGCTCGAGGGTTATCCGCTGGCCGAGTACAGTCTGTTGCCGTTAAGCTTTTAGTTGAGAGAGAGCGTGAAATTAATGCATTCATCCCAGAAGAGTTCTGGGATATTCATGCGAATACTCACACCAAAGATAACACTCCGTTCAAGCTACTTGTGGCGCAAAAAGACGGTGTGGCTTTTAAACCGGTTAACGAAACGGAAACCCAATCAGCAATTGCTGTATTGGAAAAAGCCAGTTACGAAGTATGTAAGCGTGAAGACCGCCCAACGAAAAGTAAACCATCAGCACCTTACATTACATCGACTCTTCAACAAGCTGCGAGTACTCGCTTAGGCTACGGCGTTAAGAAAACCATGATGTTGGCTCAGCGTCTGTATGAGGCGGGTTACATTACCTATATGCGTACTGACTCTACAAACCTAAGTGCTGAAGCTGTTGATGCAGTTCGTAGTTACATTGACAGTGAGTTTGGTAATAAATACCTACCTACGAGTCCAATTACCTACGGTAGTAAAGAAGGCGCACAAGAGGCTCACGAGGCGATTCGCCCTTCTAGCGTTGAGGTGCTAGCAAGTGATCTACAAGGCGTTGATGCTGATGCCCATAAACTTTACTCGCTGATCTGGAATCAATTTGTTGCTTGTCAAATGACACCTGCAGAATATGACTCAACGACCATCAGCGTTAAAGCAAATGCATATACGTTGAAAGCGAAAGGTAGAATTCTGAAATTTGATGGTTGGACACGTGTACAGCGCCCAATGGGTAAGAACGAAGACACGATACTACCGTCGGTTCAAGTGGGTGAGATGCTCGATTTGGCAGGCTTAGAGCCAAAGCAGCACTTTACCAAGCCACCTGCACGATTTACGGAAGCTGCCCTTGTTAAAGAGCTGGAAAAACGTGGTATTGGCCGTCCTTCTACCTATGCATCCATTATTTCCACTATCCAGGATCGTGGTTATGTAAAAGTGGACCAACGTCGTTTCTATGCGGAAAAAATGGGTGAAATAGTATCAGATCGTCTTGATGACAGCTTCAATGACCTGATGAACTATGACTTTACTGCACGTATGGAACAGAAACTAGACCAGATTGCTGAAGGTGAAGTGAACTGGAAGTCGGTTTTAGACAACTTCTTCACCGACTTCACAGGTGACTTAGAAAAAGCGGAACAAGATGAAGCTGAAGGCGGTATGAAGCTGAATCATATCGTAATGACAGACATTGAGTGTCCGACATGCCAACGCCCTATGGGGATTCGCACCGCGTCTACAGGCGTATTCCTTGGCTGTTCTGGTTATGCATTACCTCCTAAAGAGCGTTGTAAAACAACCATTAACTTAGGTGATGAAGAAGGCATCATCAATGTTCTCGAAGAAGACGTAGAAACTGCTGCGCTTCGTGCTAAGAAACGTTGCCCAATTTGTGAAACGGCAATGGACCCTTACCTGATTGATGACAAGCGTAAAATGCACGTTTGTGGTAACAACCCAAACTGTGAAGGCTACTTGGTTGAGTTTGGTGAGTTTAAAGTCAAAGGGTATGACGGGCCTGTTGTTGAATGCGATAAATGCGGCTCAGATATGGTGCTTAAGAACGGCCGATTTGGTAAGTATATGGATTGTACGAGTGAAACGTGTAAGAACACGCGTAAGATTCTGAAAAATGGTGAGGTTGCGCCACCTAAAGAAGACCCTGTTCATTTCCCGGAGCTTCCATGTGAGAACTCTGATGCCTACTTTGTCTTACGTGATGGTGCTTCAGGTTTATTTATGGCGGCAAGTAACTTCCCTAAATCAAGAGAAACACGAGCTCCGCTTGTGGCTGAATTAGCGCAATACGAAGAACGTTTACCAGAGAAGTTTAAGTACCTGGCTACCGCACCTAGTGCAGACCCAGATGGTCGACCTGCTGTAGTTCGTTTTAGTCGCAAGACGAAAGAAAACTATGTACGTACTGAAGAGAATGGTAAGCCAAGTGGCTGGACGGCTCTCTATGTTGACGGGCGCTGGGAAGTGACCGATAAACGTAAAAAATCGAAATCATAGTGCTTTTATTGGGAGATAACCGAGTGAACGTTTGTTCATTCGATTGGGCTTTGAAAGTGCAATCACTATCACAGTAACCTTTATGCCATATCAAATGCCACGCTCAATTTCTACTCAAGATTCTAAGCGTGGCATTTTTGAATCATTCGAAATCCTGCCTATTCTGCTCCTCTCGTGCTCTCTTAAATTCGATTCAATGACATTACTCCGAATCAAGCGCCTTGTGCCATTATTTTGCGCTGTATCGGTTTATAAATTTATCTCTTTGCAGTGAGCACAGAATTTGAAATATTCATCCTTATGAACTTAAAGAAGTGGCATTGTGAAGCAAAAAGCTTTTCAACTAGTATGAGCTGACTTGAGTATCAGACTGGGAAGCATTACGAGCTATGTCATTTTTTCTTTATCTGATATTCATTAAACCGTCATACTTTTATCCAACCCCATCACAATTCTAAAACTCTGTATAGAAAGGGTTTGTAAAATGTTTTCACAATGTTGATCCCTACAGTCTGATTATGTGACCAAGATACCGTATTGAGTAAGCAACAACTGTATTACTGACAGAACGCCATATTTTAAATTGTAATTTAGTTCCAGTTCGATAACTTAATAGCCAGAAAGTGCAACTGTATGCGTTTGCTTGAAGCCAAAGTATGACTGGTTGAAGTGGAAACATGCTGCGCAATGGCTTTATTACCGTGAAGGTTCAGAGAAACTTATCGGTGAATACTTATATAACGGACTCGCTTGAAACTATCGATGAAACTTTATCAAGCGTAAACCAATTTCAAGCTATAACCATATGGAGAATAACGAATGGCTGGTGTTTTGGGAATGATTCTTGCTGGCGGCGAAGGCTCTCGTTTAAGACCTTTGACTGAATCTCGCAGTAAACCTTCGGTTCCTTTTGGTGGAAGTTACCGACTCATTGATTTCGCACTTAATAACTTTGTCAATGCGGACCTAATGCGCATCTACGTATTGACTCAATTTAAGTCTCAATCACTTTTCCATCACCTAAAAAAAGGTTGGAATATCAATGGTATTACTGACCGTTTCATTGATCCAATCCCAGCTCAAATGCGCACTGGTAAGCGTTGGTATGAAGGCACTGCTGATGCGATTTACCAAAACCTGCGCTTTATGGAACTCGCTGAACCTGATCAAGTCTGTATTTTTGGTTCTGATCATATCTATAAGATGGATATTCAACAAATGTTGTCGTTCCACAAAGATAAAGAAGCGTCCTTAACGGTCTCAGCTTTACGTATGCCACTTTCTGAGGCTTCTCAATTTGGAGTGATCGAAGTGGATGCGGAAGGGCGTATGGTTGGATTCGAAGAAAAGCCTGAAAATCCAAAATCAATCCCTGGTGATCCTGAGCATGCTCTTGTTTCAATGGGCAACTATATTTTTGAAGCACCAGTCCTATTTGCTGAACTCATAGAAGATGCGGATAATGAATCTTCATCTCACGACTTTGGCAAAGATATCATTCCAAAAATGTTCCCTCGTGGTGATGTATTTGTCTATGATTTCAGCACTAACTCCATTACAGGTGAAAAAGAAGAAGTGTACTGGCGTGATGTGGGCACTATCGACGCGTATTGGCAAGCTCATATGGATTTGCTAGAAAAAGACGCGCCATTCTCTTTATATAATCGTAAATGGCCATTGCATACTTATTACCCGCCACTACCACCTGCAACGTTTACCGATTCTGATAATGGACGAGTTCAAATTATCGATAGTCTGGTTTGTAATGGAAGTTACGTACGCGGCTCTCGTATTGAAAAGTCGGTACTCGGTTTCCGCAGCAACATTGCTTCAGCTTGTGATATTACTGAAAGTATTCTTCTTGGTGATGTTAAAGTCGGTGAGGGGTGTGTGCTACGCCGAGTGATTATTGATAAAGATGCTGATATTGCACCGGGAACTCAAATAGGGGTTAACCTTCAGGAAGATAAAAAACGTTATCATGTTTCAGATGACGGTATTGTGGTTATTCCAAAAGGAGCTCGTGTTGGATACTAACCCTCTTTCGGTGTTATTCGTTGCATCAGAAGTTGAAGGGCTAATCAAAAGTGGTGGCTTAGCTGACGTTGCCAAAGCTCTACCTGAAGCCCTTCAACATATGCAGCATGATGTGAGAATCTGCATGCCAGCTTATACTGGTATTTCCAATCTTTCTGAAGCTGAAATGGTGTTGGAAACAACCTTAGATAGCTGGCCGCATACCGCTTATCAGGTTTTTATGTTGCACCTTGGCGATAACCCAGTTTACTTAATTGCCTGCTCGTCGTACTTTGATCGTCCTTCAATGTATGCGGAAAATAATCAAGCATATACGGATAATGGTGAACGGTTCGCCTTCTTTAGTGCGGCTTGTTTAGATATGTTGCCAAAATTGGGTTTCCAACCGAATATTATTCACGCCAATGACTGGCATACCGGACTGGTCCCTTTTTTGCTGAAAAAACGTTATGCTGATAGCCATTTCTTTGCTAATACGCGCAGCATTCTATCGGTGCATAATGCGGTTTTTAAAGGCGTCTTTAGCTATGACGATGTGCAATGCCTTCCAGAATTTCATAGTCGTAATGTTCCACTGGCGGCAATAAGTACTAGCCATATTGCTATGTTAAAAGCGGGAGTGATGACAGCAGACAAGATCAATGCGGTTAGCCCAACATATGCTTTGGAACTGACAACAGAGCTTGGCAGTCACGGTATGGCTTGGGAATTTCAGCGGCGTTCAGATGATCTAGTCGGTATCCTCAATGGTTGTGACTATAGCAGTTGGAGCCCCGAAAATGACAAGTATTTGCCAGTCCATTATGCCGCCGATTATGACGGTATGGTGGAAGGTAAACGTATTTGTAAGACTGCTTTGCAAACTAAGCTTAATATGAACATAGCCGATTGTGCGATGTTTGGTATGGTCTGTCGTTTAACACAGCAAAAAGGTCTCCAATACTTACTACCTGTACTGAGAGAATTCCTAAAGCATGATGTTCAATTAGTTATTGTAGGAACGGGTGAAGCCACTTTAGCGGAGCAATTAAGGGCCATTGCAGCTGAATATAAGAGCAAGTTTGTGTTTGTCGAAGCTTATGACAATGAATTGGCGCATTTAGTTGAAGCAGGGTCGGATTTCTTTCTTATGCCTTCTGAATTTGAACCTTGTGGTTTGAACCAGATTTATAGTATGGCCTATGGTTGTCTCCCTATTGTCCGAGGTGTTGGTGGTTTAAAAGACACAGTCAATGACTATGATGCGGGCCCGGCATTGGCAACAGGTTTTGTATTTGCAGAGCCGACTCCACAAGCGTTATTACTTGTTATGCTGAGAGCACTACTGCTGTACAGTCAAAATAAAGAAGAAGTGACCCGTGTTCAGCTTTATGCGATGCAGCAAAGGTTCAGTTGGAGTTGTGCTGCAAAAGAGTATGTACAGCTGTATAAAGCGGCTTTACTCAAGTCTGTTTGATGACAATTGATTAGGGCCTGTTGTTGTTCACAAGGCACTTTATTGAGTGCCTTGTGAATTTTTAGACATATACCCAAGTCATCTCAAGATGTTATGTTCAGCGACCTCGCTCTGAACCAAGCATCTTGAGATGACTTGGGTATATATGTATTAACTAAGGTATGTGTTAAGATATACCTTATGCTATACAAGTATCATACTGCCCACTTTTTGAATAATAAGCGATGACTCAACCAATTCTCTTTCATAAAACGTATTTGCACTCGACCAGTCGTGAGTGGGTGGTATTTGTGCATGGGGCTGGTGGCAGTTCATCAATATGGTTTAAGCAAATTAAAGCATATAAGCAACATTTTAATTTGTTGTTGATTGACTTAAGAGGTCATGGTCAATCAAATCAGCTACTTAAAGAGTTAATCACCAACCGCTACACTTTTTCTGATGTGACTAAAGATATTGTTCATGTATTGGATCACCTCAAAATTCAATCGGCACATTTTGTTGGGATGTCTTTAGGGACTATTATTGTCAGAAACTTGGCTGAATTGGCTTCTGAGCGTGTTCGCTCAATGGTATTGGGTGGAGCGGTCACACGATTAAATACGCGTTCACAACTGCTTGTGCATATGGGTAACCTAGTCAAACACATCATGCCCTATATGTGGTTATACAAGCTATTTGCTTATATTGTCATGCCTCAAAAAAACCAGAAAGAATCAAGGCATTTATTTGTTCGTGAGGCGAAAAAGCTGTGTCAAAAAGAGTTCAAACGTTGGTTTATTTTAGCTGCTGATGTTAACCCCTTGATGAAATATTTCAAAGAGAAGGAGCTACCAATACCGACCTTATATCTAATGGGCGAACAGGATTACATGTTTATTAAGCCTGTTAAAGAAATGGTTGCGGTACACTCACTCAGCACTCTACATGAAATCCCTAATTGTGGTCATGTCTGCAATGTTGAACGAGCTGAGGACTTCAATTACCATTCTATTGAGTTTATTAGAAAGCAAAAGAAAACCACTTTATTAAACGCTTAACTCTTATACCAGTGACCTCAAGTCGTCTGTGGAACGCTGGATCTTGAGATGACCTCTGGTATATAACTGCATAACAGTGCTATATCCACAGAACATTATTCTCCCCAAAGAACACGGTTATTTCTAAAGATTATTGCTTTCCCCAAAACGTTGTTAATCATAAACTTCAACAACGCTTAGAAGTTTCACTCAGACAATAAAAACGCGACTTAACGAGGCCGCGTTTTTGTCGTTAAGTGCTAAAAATAAACTAATCAAGAGAACTCATGAGTTCGTTTCTTCTTGAGTGGGGTACCACACTCCAATGAGTACCATTGATAGCGCCTTCAAGAGCCCACAAAAGCTCTAGACTGACTTTAGAGGAGTGGGTGTCTTGAATAGCTTTATAAGCGCTCACGGCTCCTTCCTCTGTAAGCTGCTCTACAGAGTCTATACCTGCCTTTTTTAGCATTCTTTCGGTTGCTAAGCGTAAATTAGGAAGATCTTTTAAGCGATTTGGCTTCGTTGTTGCTTGTTGTTGTTTCTCTTTTTGGGCGGTGGCCAGAGATTGCCTAGCCACTTCCAGTAAACGCTGAGGTGACTCCCATAGTTGGTCAGAAATAGCATAATATTTCGTAACCACAGGGAAACCACGTTTTTTGTAGACGTAAGGTTTGAGTCCTTGAGTTTCGAAGTGTGATGAAGCTTGTTGGTCTGCTCTTATATGCAGCTGATTGTTGACAATGAGTGCAAACATTGTTTCATCAGCAAACAGCCCAAAACCACCAAACATTGAACGTGACTTGATCTTTCCAAGTACTTCAAATAGCTTCATTGAATCTTTGAGTATCGGTTTATCCATGATCTGTTATCTCGGTGTAATTAATATTACGCCACCAAAAGTCAGGTCCGAGAGTTAAGCAATTACAAGCATGCAAGCTTATAAAAGATATTCGATTGCAGCCTGCTTGCCATCGGCAACCCCGCTACCTTCCACTTAAAAAGGTGGTTAAGGCCGGAAGCTTTGCGTCCCATTCTTTCAAATGGTTTGCCCTGTGCGTGACAATTTTGAGGATACTTTGTATCTTGAATTAACATCACAATGTAAATAAAGAAATGTGATACTGGTTCAGTTAATATGCTTATTTTTATGAGTGTATATGCTTATTTTAGGTTTGTTGTATAATGGGCAATTTATTTTCTCGGCGTATGATTTGTTGTGGAAGTCATTGATATTAATTGTTTTGTCTATATTAACCACTTTGCTTAGAAATAAAGAAAATATAACCGACGTGAATGTTTGGGTTTGCACATTAGCGCCTGATTGAAACAGTATCAGTGCCTGTTTGAAATATATACTCAAGCACATGAAGTTACTTGGACATAAAATGTTAACGGCTGAGTCAATTTTGATGGAGGCTATTTTAGCAAGCAAGCAAGCAAGCAAGATAGGGGGAGGTTGTACCCAAGCATCTTGAGAACACTTGGGTATAGGTGAAGCTATAGATTTTTCAGATTCTTGACGGTGCTCCGCACGACAATCTCTGGTTGCATTTCGAATACGCGTTTTTCGTGTTCTTTATCTTTGATGCGTTCCAAAAGAATTTCAAAGGCGTTTTTGCCTACTCGGCGTTTGGGTTGGTGAATGGTCGTTAGGGGTGGAGAGAAGTATTCCGCCAATTCAATATTGTCATAACCAATAATGGAAATGTCATCAGGTATTTTATAGCCGTTTTGTTGAAGGCGACTCATTAAGCCTAATGCCATAGTGTCATTGAAGCAGAAAACAGCCGTTGGTCGGTTCTTCATTGCTGTAATTTTATCCGCAGCTAAAACGGCGGTATCACATTCGAAGTTACCTTCAATCATCCATTCGCTGTTTACTGCTAGGTTAGCTTCCACCATGGCACGGTTGAAGCCTGCAATGCGCTCTTTACACGCCGCTTTATCAAAGTGACCACTTAGACAGGCAATATCAGTATGACCATTATCGATAAGGAATTTTGTCGCTATGTAGCCACCTTCTTCGGAGTTATCTATGATTTTATCAGCTTGTGAGCTTTCTGGGCCCCAATCCATAACAACTTTTGGAATGTCAGGGTGACGATCGAGCATTTCTTTTAGCTC
This window of the Vibrio azureus genome carries:
- a CDS encoding DUF2498 family protein — protein: MPNKEYIEEFDLLLIANQLLQEHEDYVKGIRATSVEEKEDVLVFKGDYFLDEHGLPTAQTPIVFNLFKYLAHQLSKQFTTIKS
- a CDS encoding alpha/beta fold hydrolase, which produces MTQPILFHKTYLHSTSREWVVFVHGAGGSSSIWFKQIKAYKQHFNLLLIDLRGHGQSNQLLKELITNRYTFSDVTKDIVHVLDHLKIQSAHFVGMSLGTIIVRNLAELASERVRSMVLGGAVTRLNTRSQLLVHMGNLVKHIMPYMWLYKLFAYIVMPQKNQKESRHLFVREAKKLCQKEFKRWFILAADVNPLMKYFKEKELPIPTLYLMGEQDYMFIKPVKEMVAVHSLSTLHEIPNCGHVCNVERAEDFNYHSIEFIRKQKKTTLLNA
- the glgA gene encoding glycogen synthase GlgA, which codes for MFQMTVLWLFQKELVLDTNPLSVLFVASEVEGLIKSGGLADVAKALPEALQHMQHDVRICMPAYTGISNLSEAEMVLETTLDSWPHTAYQVFMLHLGDNPVYLIACSSYFDRPSMYAENNQAYTDNGERFAFFSAACLDMLPKLGFQPNIIHANDWHTGLVPFLLKKRYADSHFFANTRSILSVHNAVFKGVFSYDDVQCLPEFHSRNVPLAAISTSHIAMLKAGVMTADKINAVSPTYALELTTELGSHGMAWEFQRRSDDLVGILNGCDYSSWSPENDKYLPVHYAADYDGMVEGKRICKTALQTKLNMNIADCAMFGMVCRLTQQKGLQYLLPVLREFLKHDVQLVIVGTGEATLAEQLRAIAAEYKSKFVFVEAYDNELAHLVEAGSDFFLMPSEFEPCGLNQIYSMAYGCLPIVRGVGGLKDTVNDYDAGPALATGFVFAEPTPQALLLVMLRALLLYSQNKEEVTRVQLYAMQQRFSWSCAAKEYVQLYKAALLKSV
- a CDS encoding TfoX/Sxy family DNA transformation protein, with the translated sequence MDKPILKDSMKLFEVLGKIKSRSMFGGFGLFADETMFALIVNNQLHIRADQQASSHFETQGLKPYVYKKRGFPVVTKYYAISDQLWESPQRLLEVARQSLATAQKEKQQQATTKPNRLKDLPNLRLATERMLKKAGIDSVEQLTEEGAVSAYKAIQDTHSSKVSLELLWALEGAINGTHWSVVPHSRRNELMSSLD
- the purR gene encoding HTH-type transcriptional repressor PurR, with translation MATIKDVARLAGVSTTTVSHVINKTRFVAEATQEKVMKAVESLNYAPSAVARSLKCNTTRTIGMLVTQSTNLFFSEVIDGVESYCYRQGYTLILCNTGGIYEKQRDYIRMLAEKRVDGILVMCSDLTEELKEMLDRHPDIPKVVMDWGPESSQADKIIDNSEEGGYIATKFLIDNGHTDIACLSGHFDKAACKERIAGFNRAMVEANLAVNSEWMIEGNFECDTAVLAADKITAMKNRPTAVFCFNDTMALGLMSRLQQNGYKIPDDISIIGYDNIELAEYFSPPLTTIHQPKRRVGKNAFEILLERIKDKEHEKRVFEMQPEIVVRSTVKNLKNL
- the glgC gene encoding glucose-1-phosphate adenylyltransferase gives rise to the protein MAGVLGMILAGGEGSRLRPLTESRSKPSVPFGGSYRLIDFALNNFVNADLMRIYVLTQFKSQSLFHHLKKGWNINGITDRFIDPIPAQMRTGKRWYEGTADAIYQNLRFMELAEPDQVCIFGSDHIYKMDIQQMLSFHKDKEASLTVSALRMPLSEASQFGVIEVDAEGRMVGFEEKPENPKSIPGDPEHALVSMGNYIFEAPVLFAELIEDADNESSSHDFGKDIIPKMFPRGDVFVYDFSTNSITGEKEEVYWRDVGTIDAYWQAHMDLLEKDAPFSLYNRKWPLHTYYPPLPPATFTDSDNGRVQIIDSLVCNGSYVRGSRIEKSVLGFRSNIASACDITESILLGDVKVGEGCVLRRVIIDKDADIAPGTQIGVNLQEDKKRYHVSDDGIVVIPKGARVGY
- the topA gene encoding type I DNA topoisomerase; translation: MGKSLVIVESPAKAKTINKYLGKDFIVKSSVGHVRDLPTAGQSTGEKKAAAISTKGMSPEEKARVKKEKDRKALIKKMGINPYDDWTANYQILPGKEKVVNELQKLAQDADFVYLATDLDREGEAIAWHLREIIGGDEERYKRVVFNEITKNAIQQAFQTPGELNMDGVNAQQARRFMDRVVGFMVSPLLWKKVARGLSAGRVQSVAVKLLVEREREINAFIPEEFWDIHANTHTKDNTPFKLLVAQKDGVAFKPVNETETQSAIAVLEKASYEVCKREDRPTKSKPSAPYITSTLQQAASTRLGYGVKKTMMLAQRLYEAGYITYMRTDSTNLSAEAVDAVRSYIDSEFGNKYLPTSPITYGSKEGAQEAHEAIRPSSVEVLASDLQGVDADAHKLYSLIWNQFVACQMTPAEYDSTTISVKANAYTLKAKGRILKFDGWTRVQRPMGKNEDTILPSVQVGEMLDLAGLEPKQHFTKPPARFTEAALVKELEKRGIGRPSTYASIISTIQDRGYVKVDQRRFYAEKMGEIVSDRLDDSFNDLMNYDFTARMEQKLDQIAEGEVNWKSVLDNFFTDFTGDLEKAEQDEAEGGMKLNHIVMTDIECPTCQRPMGIRTASTGVFLGCSGYALPPKERCKTTINLGDEEGIINVLEEDVETAALRAKKRCPICETAMDPYLIDDKRKMHVCGNNPNCEGYLVEFGEFKVKGYDGPVVECDKCGSDMVLKNGRFGKYMDCTSETCKNTRKILKNGEVAPPKEDPVHFPELPCENSDAYFVLRDGASGLFMAASNFPKSRETRAPLVAELAQYEERLPEKFKYLATAPSADPDGRPAVVRFSRKTKENYVRTEENGKPSGWTALYVDGRWEVTDKRKKSKS